One stretch of Micromonospora echinospora DNA includes these proteins:
- a CDS encoding demethylmenaquinone methyltransferase gives MSRTPQGQRASLDKQPHEVAAMFDGVAARYDLTNTVLSFGQDRSWRRATRAALGLRPGERVLDVGAGTGVSTEELAHSGAYAVGADLSLGMLYAGKRTRPSVPLLAGDALRLPFADASFDAVTISFALRNVNDTDAALRELARVTRPGGRLVVCEFSTPVNPAFRTVYLSYLMRSLPAVARAVSSNPDAYVYLAESIRAWPDQPALAARIGAAGWGRVAWRNLTGGVVALHRAVRN, from the coding sequence GTGAGCCGTACCCCGCAGGGCCAGCGCGCCAGCCTGGACAAGCAGCCGCACGAGGTAGCCGCGATGTTCGACGGTGTCGCGGCCCGCTACGACCTGACCAACACCGTGCTCTCCTTCGGGCAGGACCGGTCCTGGCGGCGTGCCACCCGGGCGGCGCTCGGGTTGCGCCCGGGCGAGCGGGTGCTCGACGTGGGCGCCGGCACCGGCGTCTCGACCGAGGAGCTGGCCCATTCCGGGGCGTACGCGGTGGGCGCCGACCTGTCGCTGGGCATGCTGTACGCGGGCAAGCGCACCCGCCCGTCGGTGCCGCTGCTGGCCGGGGACGCGCTGCGATTGCCGTTCGCCGACGCCAGCTTCGACGCGGTGACCATCTCCTTCGCGTTGCGCAACGTCAACGACACCGACGCGGCGCTGCGCGAACTGGCCCGGGTGACCCGGCCGGGCGGGCGGCTTGTGGTCTGCGAGTTCAGCACCCCGGTCAACCCGGCGTTCCGCACCGTCTACCTGTCGTACCTGATGCGGTCGTTGCCGGCCGTGGCGCGCGCGGTGTCCAGCAACCCCGACGCCTACGTCTACCTGGCGGAGTCGATCCGGGCCTGGCCGGACCAGCCGGCGCTGGCCGCGCGGATCGGCGCGGCCGGCTGGGGCCGGGTGGCGTGGCGCAACCTGACCGGGGGCGTGGTGGCCCTGCACCGGGCCGTCCGAAACTGA
- a CDS encoding NADH-quinone oxidoreductase subunit C — protein sequence MTAPNDKNNDGGVPVPTTPTGASSTAPAEYPPASPAGRGMFGNQGTGDVSGYGGLVRPRKPIEEATRPYGSYFDEVRDALEEAYPDFGDAIEKVVVDRGELTLHVRPERIAEVCQVMRDDLSLRFELCSSVSGVDYLGAERRLHVVYQLTSMTYRRIVRLEVAVSAEQPHVPSVTAVYPTADWQEREAYDMFGVVFDGHPALTRILMPDDWEGHPQRKDYPLGGVPVEYKGAEIPPPDRRRSYQ from the coding sequence ATGACCGCACCGAACGACAAGAACAACGACGGCGGGGTGCCGGTGCCGACCACCCCGACCGGCGCCAGCTCCACCGCTCCGGCCGAGTACCCGCCGGCCAGCCCGGCCGGCCGGGGGATGTTCGGCAACCAGGGCACCGGTGACGTCTCCGGCTACGGCGGGCTGGTCCGCCCGCGCAAGCCGATCGAGGAGGCGACCCGCCCGTACGGCAGCTACTTCGACGAGGTGCGGGACGCGCTGGAGGAGGCGTACCCGGACTTCGGCGACGCGATCGAGAAGGTCGTGGTCGACCGGGGTGAGCTGACGCTGCACGTGCGCCCGGAGCGCATCGCCGAGGTCTGCCAGGTGATGCGCGACGACCTGTCGCTGCGCTTCGAGCTGTGCTCCTCGGTGTCCGGCGTGGACTACCTGGGCGCGGAACGGCGCCTGCACGTGGTCTACCAGCTGACCTCGATGACCTACCGCCGCATCGTCCGGCTGGAGGTGGCGGTCTCCGCCGAGCAGCCGCACGTGCCGAGCGTCACCGCCGTCTACCCGACCGCCGACTGGCAGGAGCGGGAGGCGTACGACATGTTCGGCGTCGTCTTCGACGGCCACCCCGCCCTGACCCGGATCCTCATGCCGGACGACTGGGAGGGTCACCCGCAGCGCAAGGACTACCCGCTCGGCGGCGTACCGGTCGAGTACAAGGGTGCGGAGATCCCGCCGCCGGACCGGAGGAGGTCGTACCAGTGA
- a CDS encoding geranylgeranyl reductase family protein, translating into MTAVENDADVIVVGAGPGGSATAYHLARHGVRVLLLEKTEFPREKVCGDGLTPRAVRQLIRMGVDTSPEAGWLHNKGLRVIGGGVRLELDWPDLASFPNYGLVRTRLDFDDLLAQRAVAAGAKLRTSVNVLGPVLGADDRVIGVQAEVGPDNEPATFHAPLVVAADGVSGRFPLALGLTKREDRPIGVAVRRYYRSAAKHDDDYLESWLELRAKGSDALLPGYGWIFGLGDGRVNVGLGVLNSSSAFGKTNYRKLLTDWLANTPEEWGMTDESNAEGPTLGAALPMGFNRVPHYTRGVLLVGDSGGMVNPFNGEGIAYAMESGEMAAEVVVQALARPAGAERERALLAYPQELKARFGGYYRLGGVFVKLIGRPEVMRLATRHGMPHPMLMRFVLKLLANLTDPRGGDAMDRVINAMTKVAPAV; encoded by the coding sequence ATGACCGCGGTGGAGAACGACGCCGACGTCATCGTCGTGGGCGCCGGTCCCGGAGGATCGGCCACGGCGTACCACCTGGCGCGGCACGGCGTACGCGTGCTGCTGCTGGAGAAGACGGAGTTTCCCCGGGAGAAGGTCTGCGGCGACGGGCTCACGCCCCGCGCCGTGCGGCAGCTCATCCGGATGGGCGTGGACACCTCGCCCGAGGCCGGCTGGCTGCACAACAAGGGCCTGCGGGTGATCGGCGGCGGGGTGCGCCTGGAGCTGGACTGGCCCGACCTGGCCAGCTTCCCCAACTACGGCCTGGTGCGGACCCGGCTCGACTTCGACGACCTGCTCGCGCAGCGGGCCGTCGCCGCCGGGGCGAAGCTGCGCACCAGCGTCAACGTCCTCGGCCCGGTGCTCGGCGCCGACGACCGGGTGATCGGCGTGCAGGCCGAGGTCGGCCCGGACAACGAGCCCGCCACCTTCCACGCGCCGCTCGTGGTCGCCGCCGACGGCGTCTCCGGCCGCTTCCCGCTCGCCCTCGGGCTGACCAAGCGGGAGGACCGCCCGATCGGCGTGGCGGTCCGCCGCTACTACCGCTCAGCCGCCAAGCACGACGACGACTACCTGGAGTCGTGGCTGGAGCTGCGGGCCAAGGGCAGCGACGCGCTGCTGCCCGGCTACGGCTGGATCTTCGGCCTCGGCGACGGCCGGGTGAACGTCGGCCTCGGCGTGCTGAACTCGTCCTCCGCGTTCGGCAAGACGAACTACCGCAAGCTGCTCACCGACTGGCTCGCGAACACCCCCGAGGAGTGGGGGATGACCGACGAGTCCAATGCGGAGGGTCCGACCCTCGGGGCCGCGCTGCCGATGGGCTTCAACCGGGTCCCGCACTACACCCGTGGCGTCCTGCTCGTCGGCGACTCCGGCGGCATGGTCAACCCGTTCAACGGCGAGGGCATCGCGTACGCGATGGAGTCCGGCGAGATGGCCGCGGAGGTCGTGGTGCAGGCGCTGGCCCGCCCGGCCGGCGCGGAGCGGGAGCGGGCGTTGCTGGCGTACCCGCAGGAGCTGAAGGCCCGCTTCGGCGGCTACTACCGGCTCGGCGGCGTGTTCGTGAAGCTCATCGGCCGCCCCGAGGTGATGCGGCTGGCCACCCGGCACGGCATGCCGCACCCGATGCTCATGCGCTTCGTGCTCAAGCTGCTGGCGAACCTGACCGACCCGCGCGGCGGGGACGCGATGGACCGGGTCATCAACGCGATGACGAAGGTGGCCCCGGCCGTGTAG
- a CDS encoding NADH-quinone oxidoreductase subunit D: MTTSNYATERETTEGKVFTVTGGDWDEVVSGADPINDERIIVNMGPQHPSTHGVLRLVLELEGETVREARSVVGYLHTGIEKNLEYRNWVQGSTFVTRMDYLSPLFNETAYALAVEKLLGITDDITERANTIRVLMMELNRISSHLVWLATTAMELGAINMMLYGFREREYVLDIFETITGLRMNHAYVRPGGVAQDVPDDAIRKIRDFLTLMPKRLKEYEDLLSGQPIWLERTQNVAVLDVTGCMALGVTGPVLRSAGLAWDLRKTMPYCGYETYEFDVPTHTDGDVWGRYLVRVAEIRESLKLVEQALDRLKPGPVMVSDKKIAWPAQLAIGVDGMGNSLEHVAKIMGQSMESLIHHFKLVTEGFRVPPGQVYVAIESPRGELGVHAVSDGGTRPYRVHYREPSFVNLQALPAMAEGGLIADVIAGGASLDPVMGGCDR, encoded by the coding sequence GTGACCACGTCGAACTACGCGACCGAGCGCGAGACCACCGAGGGCAAGGTCTTCACCGTCACCGGTGGGGACTGGGACGAGGTCGTCTCCGGCGCGGACCCGATCAACGACGAGCGGATCATCGTCAACATGGGTCCGCAGCACCCGTCCACCCACGGCGTGCTCCGGCTGGTCCTGGAGCTGGAGGGCGAGACGGTCCGCGAGGCCCGCTCGGTCGTCGGCTACCTGCACACCGGCATCGAGAAGAACCTGGAGTACCGCAACTGGGTCCAGGGCTCGACGTTCGTGACCCGGATGGACTACCTCTCCCCGCTGTTCAACGAGACGGCGTACGCGCTCGCGGTGGAGAAGCTGCTCGGGATCACCGACGACATCACCGAGCGGGCCAACACCATCCGCGTGCTGATGATGGAGCTCAACCGGATCTCGTCGCACCTGGTCTGGCTGGCGACCACCGCCATGGAGCTGGGCGCGATCAACATGATGTTGTACGGCTTCCGCGAGCGGGAGTACGTCCTCGACATCTTCGAGACCATCACCGGCCTGCGGATGAACCACGCGTACGTGCGGCCGGGCGGTGTGGCGCAGGACGTGCCGGACGACGCGATCCGCAAGATCCGCGACTTCCTCACGCTGATGCCGAAGCGGCTCAAGGAGTACGAGGACCTGCTCTCCGGCCAGCCGATCTGGCTGGAGCGCACGCAGAACGTCGCGGTGCTCGACGTGACCGGCTGCATGGCGCTCGGCGTCACCGGCCCGGTGCTGCGCTCCGCCGGCCTCGCCTGGGACCTGCGCAAGACCATGCCGTACTGCGGCTACGAGACGTACGAGTTCGACGTGCCGACCCACACCGACGGTGACGTGTGGGGCCGCTACCTGGTCCGGGTCGCGGAGATCCGGGAGTCGCTGAAGCTCGTCGAGCAGGCGCTGGACCGCCTGAAGCCGGGCCCGGTGATGGTCTCCGACAAGAAGATCGCCTGGCCGGCGCAGCTCGCCATCGGTGTCGACGGCATGGGCAACTCCCTGGAGCACGTCGCGAAGATCATGGGTCAGTCGATGGAGTCGCTGATCCACCACTTCAAGCTCGTGACCGAGGGCTTCCGGGTCCCGCCGGGCCAGGTGTACGTCGCCATCGAGTCGCCCCGCGGCGAGCTGGGCGTGCACGCGGTGTCCGACGGCGGCACCCGGCCCTACCGGGTGCACTACCGGGAGCCGAGCTTCGTCAACCTCCAGGCCCTCCCGGCGATGGCCGAGGGCGGCCTGATCGCCGACGTGATCGCCGGCGGCGCCTCGCTGGACCCCGTGATGGGTGGTTGTGACCGATGA
- a CDS encoding NuoB/complex I 20 kDa subunit family protein, with translation MGIEEKLPSGVLLTSVEKLVNWTRKTSVWGATFGLACCAIEMMAAGGPHYDMGRWGMEVFRASPRQADLMIVAGRVSQKMAPVLRQIYDQMAEPRWVISMGVCASSGGMFNNYAIVQGVDHVVPVDMYLPGCPPRPEMLIDAVLKLREKIMHEPLGPNGRKMLEARKARGDVPVVPYGSMPSSYRSDKARRAEWTKAVREGREEQLRIENWMKAQNHLQASHRGPK, from the coding sequence ATGGGCATCGAGGAGAAGCTCCCCTCCGGCGTCCTGCTCACCAGCGTCGAGAAGCTGGTCAACTGGACGCGGAAGACCTCGGTCTGGGGCGCCACGTTCGGTCTGGCCTGCTGCGCCATCGAGATGATGGCAGCGGGCGGCCCGCACTACGACATGGGCCGCTGGGGCATGGAGGTCTTCCGCGCCTCGCCCCGGCAGGCGGACCTGATGATCGTGGCCGGCCGGGTGAGCCAGAAGATGGCCCCGGTGCTGCGCCAGATCTACGACCAGATGGCCGAGCCCCGCTGGGTCATCTCGATGGGCGTCTGCGCCAGCAGCGGCGGCATGTTCAACAACTACGCCATCGTGCAGGGCGTCGACCACGTCGTACCGGTCGACATGTACCTTCCCGGCTGCCCGCCCCGGCCGGAGATGCTCATCGACGCCGTGCTCAAGCTGCGCGAGAAGATCATGCACGAGCCGCTGGGCCCGAACGGCCGCAAGATGCTGGAGGCCCGCAAGGCGCGCGGTGACGTGCCGGTCGTGCCGTACGGCTCGATGCCCTCGTCGTACCGCAGCGACAAGGCCCGGCGTGCCGAGTGGACGAAGGCCGTCCGCGAGGGGCGCGAGGAGCAGCTGCGGATCGAGAACTGGATGAAGGCGCAGAACCACCTTCAGGCGTCGCATAGGGGCCCGAAATGA
- the nuoE gene encoding NADH-quinone oxidoreductase subunit NuoE, translated as MSTFTEETRLRAREIIARYPADRSRSALLPLLHLVQSEEGYVSPAGVEFCAEVLGLNKAQVGAVATFYTMYKRKPTGDYLVSVCTNTMCDVLGGQKVYDALAEHLGVGHEETTADGKITLEHAECLAACDYGPVMTVNYDFFDNVEPQGALDVVEELRAGGRPMPTRGARLCTLKEMAVQLAGFADERDGAVADGGPGVPSLRGLRLAEQHGVSVPGFDPKTPIRSKADADRAAAEAKAKAEAAKPAPAAEPAKPEAATGSTAPDVKAPDAKSPQVRTAETRQPDAATAVPDAPGTKVPVDGPAPVPRDAQAAQAAGTAANPPAGDGKPAGDAVGAQERNLKEAEAGTGADGADPADANGSGVRK; from the coding sequence ATGAGCACGTTCACTGAAGAGACCCGGCTCCGGGCGCGGGAGATCATCGCCCGGTACCCGGCCGACCGGTCGCGTTCGGCGCTGCTGCCGCTGCTGCACCTGGTCCAGTCCGAGGAGGGGTACGTCTCCCCGGCCGGTGTCGAGTTCTGCGCCGAGGTGCTCGGGCTGAACAAGGCCCAGGTCGGCGCCGTCGCCACCTTCTACACCATGTACAAGCGCAAGCCCACCGGTGACTACCTGGTCAGCGTCTGCACCAACACGATGTGCGACGTGCTCGGCGGGCAGAAGGTCTACGACGCCCTGGCCGAGCACCTCGGCGTCGGGCACGAGGAGACCACCGCCGACGGGAAGATCACGCTGGAGCACGCCGAGTGCCTCGCGGCGTGTGACTACGGCCCGGTCATGACCGTCAACTACGACTTCTTCGACAACGTGGAGCCGCAGGGCGCGCTCGACGTGGTCGAGGAGCTGCGGGCCGGCGGCCGGCCGATGCCCACCCGGGGCGCGCGTCTGTGCACGCTCAAGGAGATGGCGGTCCAGCTCGCCGGTTTCGCCGACGAGCGGGACGGCGCGGTGGCCGACGGCGGGCCGGGCGTGCCGAGCCTGCGCGGCCTGCGCCTGGCCGAGCAGCACGGCGTATCGGTGCCGGGCTTCGACCCGAAGACCCCGATCCGCAGCAAGGCCGACGCCGACCGGGCCGCCGCCGAGGCGAAGGCGAAGGCCGAGGCCGCGAAGCCGGCGCCGGCCGCCGAGCCGGCCAAGCCGGAGGCGGCCACCGGCAGCACCGCGCCGGACGTGAAGGCGCCGGACGCCAAGTCGCCGCAGGTGCGTACCGCCGAGACCCGGCAGCCGGACGCGGCCACCGCCGTACCGGACGCGCCGGGCACCAAGGTCCCGGTGGACGGCCCGGCGCCGGTGCCCCGCGACGCGCAGGCGGCGCAGGCGGCCGGCACGGCGGCGAACCCGCCGGCCGGTGACGGCAAGCCCGCCGGCGACGCGGTCGGCGCGCAGGAGCGCAACCTCAAGGAAGCTGAGGCCGGTACGGGCGCGGACGGCGCCGACCCGGCGGACGCGAACGGATCGGGGGTCCGGAAGTGA
- a CDS encoding NADH-quinone oxidoreductase subunit A: MTLSPYAPIIGLFALAAAFALFSVAAARLAGPRRLNKAKLEAYECGIEPSPQPVGGGRFPIKFYLTAMLFIVFDIEIIFLYPWAVSFDALPIFGFVEMVLFIVAVFVAYAYVWRRGGLDWD, translated from the coding sequence ATGACGCTCTCTCCTTACGCACCCATCATCGGGCTGTTCGCCCTCGCTGCGGCGTTCGCGCTGTTCTCCGTGGCCGCCGCCCGACTCGCCGGCCCGCGGCGTCTCAACAAGGCCAAGCTCGAGGCGTACGAGTGTGGCATCGAACCGAGCCCGCAGCCGGTCGGCGGCGGCCGGTTCCCGATCAAGTTCTACCTGACGGCGATGCTCTTCATCGTCTTCGACATCGAGATCATCTTCCTCTACCCCTGGGCGGTCTCCTTCGACGCCCTGCCGATCTTCGGCTTCGTGGAGATGGTCCTGTTCATCGTCGCGGTCTTCGTCGCATACGCCTATGTCTGGCGGCGCGGCGGCCTGGACTGGGACTGA
- the mqnC gene encoding cyclic dehypoxanthinyl futalosine synthase: MTANREIDDILQRGADGGRITPEEALLLYIDAPFHALGEAADAVRRRRYPDNIVTYLIDRNINYTNVCVTACKFCAFYRAPKHKEGWTHPTEEILRRCGEAVELGATQVMLQGGHHPDYGVEYYEELFSSVKKAYPQLAIHSIGPSEILHMAKVSGVSLDEAIARIKAAGLDSIAGAGAEMLPDRPRKAIAPLKESGARWLEVMELAHRQGLESTATMMMGTGETNAERIEHLRMIRDVQDRTGGFRAFIPWTYQPENNHLKGRTQATTLEYLRLVAVARLFFETVPHLQASWLTTGKDVGQLALHMGVDDLGSIMLEENVISSAGARHRSNLHELIGMIRSADRIPAQRDTLYNRLAVHHTPADDPSDDRVVSHFSSIALPGGGAGKSLPLVEVN, encoded by the coding sequence GTGACGGCGAACCGGGAGATCGACGACATCCTGCAACGCGGCGCGGACGGCGGGCGCATCACGCCCGAGGAGGCGCTGCTGCTCTACATCGACGCGCCCTTCCACGCGCTGGGCGAGGCGGCCGACGCGGTACGGCGGCGCCGCTACCCGGACAACATCGTCACGTACCTGATCGACCGCAACATCAACTACACGAACGTCTGCGTGACGGCGTGCAAGTTCTGCGCGTTCTACCGGGCCCCCAAGCACAAGGAGGGCTGGACCCACCCGACCGAGGAGATCCTGCGCCGCTGCGGCGAGGCGGTCGAGCTGGGCGCCACCCAGGTCATGCTTCAGGGCGGGCACCACCCGGACTACGGCGTGGAGTACTACGAGGAGTTGTTCTCCTCGGTCAAGAAGGCGTACCCGCAGCTCGCGATCCACTCGATCGGCCCGAGCGAGATCCTGCACATGGCGAAGGTCTCCGGTGTGAGCCTGGACGAGGCCATCGCCCGGATCAAGGCCGCCGGCCTGGACTCGATCGCCGGCGCCGGCGCCGAGATGCTGCCGGACCGGCCGCGCAAGGCGATCGCGCCGCTGAAGGAGTCCGGCGCCCGCTGGCTGGAGGTCATGGAGCTGGCGCACCGGCAGGGCCTGGAGTCGACGGCCACCATGATGATGGGCACCGGCGAGACCAACGCCGAGCGGATCGAGCACCTGCGGATGATCCGCGACGTGCAGGACCGCACCGGCGGCTTCCGGGCCTTCATCCCGTGGACGTACCAGCCGGAGAACAACCACCTGAAGGGCCGCACCCAGGCGACCACGCTGGAGTACCTGCGGCTGGTCGCGGTGGCCCGGCTGTTCTTCGAGACGGTGCCGCACCTGCAGGCGTCCTGGCTGACCACCGGCAAGGACGTCGGGCAGCTCGCGCTGCACATGGGCGTGGACGACCTCGGCTCGATCATGCTGGAGGAGAACGTCATCTCCTCCGCCGGCGCCCGGCACCGGTCCAACCTGCACGAGCTGATCGGCATGATCCGGTCGGCCGACCGGATCCCCGCGCAGCGGGACACGCTCTACAACCGGCTCGCGGTGCACCACACGCCCGCCGACGACCCGAGCGACGACCGCGTGGTCTCGCACTTCTCGTCGATCGCGCTGCCCGGCGGTGGGGCCGGGAAGTCGCTGCCGCTGGTCGAGGTCAACTGA
- the nuoF gene encoding NADH-quinone oxidoreductase subunit NuoF codes for MTTPRPETLAKLTPVLTKRWLSPDAWRLGTYEKLDGYAALRKALKAHPDDLIQLVKDSGLRGRGGAGFPTGLKWGFIPQGDGKPHYLVVNADEGEPGTCKDLPLMTYDPHSLVEGVIIASYAIRANRAYIYIRGEAVHAARRLRNAVAEAYAKGYLGRNILGSGFDLDLVVHSGAGAYICGEETALLDSLEGFRGQPRLRPPFPATHGLYASPTVVNNVGTIASVPYIVLGGADWWKTMGTEKSSGPMIYSLSGRIANPGQYECSMGITLRELIELAGGMQPGHNLKFWTPGGSSTPLLTAEHLDVPLDFEGVAGAGSILGTTATQIFSDQDCPVYATYRWLEFYHHESCGKCTPCREGNYWMVRVYRRILAGQGTHEDLDTLLDTCDNILGRSFCGLGDGATSSVTSSLKYFKQDYLDYIEGRTAPKLSEKTLVGAH; via the coding sequence GTGACCACTCCTCGGCCGGAGACGCTGGCCAAGCTCACGCCGGTGCTCACCAAGCGCTGGCTGTCGCCGGACGCCTGGCGGCTCGGCACCTACGAGAAGCTGGACGGCTACGCCGCCCTGCGCAAGGCGCTCAAGGCGCACCCGGACGACCTGATCCAGCTGGTCAAGGACTCCGGACTGCGCGGCCGTGGCGGCGCGGGCTTCCCGACCGGCCTGAAGTGGGGCTTCATCCCGCAGGGCGACGGCAAGCCGCACTACCTGGTGGTGAACGCCGACGAGGGCGAGCCGGGCACCTGCAAGGACCTGCCGTTGATGACCTACGACCCGCACTCGCTGGTCGAGGGCGTCATCATCGCCTCGTACGCGATCCGGGCCAACCGCGCGTACATCTACATCCGGGGCGAGGCCGTGCACGCCGCCCGGCGGCTGCGCAACGCGGTCGCCGAGGCGTACGCCAAGGGTTACCTCGGCCGGAACATCCTCGGCTCCGGGTTCGACCTGGACCTGGTGGTGCACTCCGGCGCCGGGGCGTACATCTGCGGCGAGGAGACCGCGCTGCTGGACTCGCTGGAGGGCTTCCGCGGCCAGCCCCGGCTGCGCCCGCCGTTCCCGGCGACCCACGGCCTGTACGCCAGCCCGACTGTGGTCAACAACGTCGGCACCATCGCCAGCGTGCCGTACATCGTGCTCGGTGGCGCGGACTGGTGGAAGACGATGGGCACGGAGAAGTCGTCCGGCCCGATGATCTACTCGCTGTCCGGCCGGATCGCGAACCCCGGCCAGTACGAGTGCTCGATGGGCATCACGCTGCGCGAGCTGATCGAGCTGGCCGGCGGGATGCAGCCCGGGCACAACCTGAAGTTCTGGACCCCGGGTGGCTCGTCGACGCCGCTGCTGACCGCCGAGCACCTGGACGTGCCGCTGGACTTCGAGGGGGTGGCGGGGGCCGGCTCGATCCTGGGCACCACCGCCACGCAGATCTTCTCCGACCAGGACTGCCCGGTGTACGCGACCTACCGGTGGCTGGAGTTCTACCACCACGAGTCGTGCGGCAAGTGCACCCCGTGCCGGGAGGGCAACTACTGGATGGTCCGGGTCTACCGGCGCATCCTGGCCGGCCAGGGCACCCACGAGGACCTGGACACCCTGCTCGACACCTGCGACAACATCCTCGGCCGCTCGTTCTGCGGTCTGGGTGACGGCGCGACCAGCTCGGTCACCTCGTCGCTGAAGTACTTCAAGCAGGACTACCTCGACTACATCGAGGGACGTACCGCTCCGAAGCTGTCGGAGAAGACCCTGGTAGGGGCGCACTGA
- a CDS encoding cell wall anchor protein, which translates to MTFRYRSTLARAGVVALLSTAGLGALAGPAQAAGKADLQLIPLSYQLANGVTEAKAKPFKFQVNNTAGTVDAKGVRVTVETKNLKTGKVGVLVPKGCDIRGTTFSCLLGDLPAGTTEDFGLPLFSTGGTGAAGTLTVSISAANGDGVLDSVDHDITVTDPGYDLTTWVQDVYVDVAVDGDDAGEAGLRPVRPGQTAPLDWAVFNGGSENATGISYGITLPVGVTFAELPEGCVEQDLGGFANAYCEDLGVVLKPGQYYTADVRVKVGADVAEKVLRPGFVWAAGLEAASGTPEEQPKVANSAQRRAFSEADDGDNTAQFDVFVDQSPQSTPSPTPTVQPTSTPTAEPTPTGSVTAVPTPTADGGAGGGTGGGGLPVTGMQVGLIGGIGAAVVAAGVALMMLSRRRKVVLVTPGEERTED; encoded by the coding sequence ATGACCTTCCGCTACCGGTCCACGCTGGCGCGCGCCGGCGTCGTGGCCCTGCTCTCCACCGCCGGTCTCGGCGCGCTCGCCGGCCCGGCGCAGGCGGCCGGCAAGGCAGACCTCCAGCTCATCCCGCTCAGCTACCAGCTCGCCAACGGCGTCACCGAGGCGAAGGCCAAGCCGTTCAAGTTCCAGGTGAACAACACCGCCGGGACCGTCGACGCGAAGGGCGTCCGGGTCACGGTCGAGACGAAGAACCTCAAGACCGGCAAGGTGGGCGTGCTGGTGCCGAAGGGCTGCGACATCCGCGGCACCACGTTCTCCTGCCTGCTCGGCGATCTGCCCGCGGGCACCACTGAGGACTTCGGACTCCCGCTGTTCTCCACCGGCGGCACGGGCGCGGCCGGCACCCTGACGGTGTCGATCAGCGCGGCCAACGGCGACGGGGTGCTCGACTCCGTCGACCACGACATCACCGTCACCGACCCCGGCTACGACCTCACCACATGGGTCCAGGACGTGTACGTCGACGTGGCGGTCGACGGCGACGACGCCGGTGAGGCGGGCCTGCGCCCGGTCCGGCCGGGCCAGACCGCGCCGCTGGACTGGGCCGTGTTCAACGGTGGCAGCGAGAACGCCACCGGCATCAGCTACGGGATCACACTGCCGGTCGGTGTCACCTTCGCCGAGCTGCCCGAGGGCTGCGTCGAGCAGGACCTGGGCGGGTTCGCCAACGCGTACTGCGAGGACCTGGGCGTGGTGCTCAAGCCCGGCCAGTACTACACCGCCGACGTGCGGGTGAAGGTCGGCGCGGACGTGGCCGAGAAGGTGCTCCGGCCGGGCTTCGTCTGGGCCGCCGGGCTGGAGGCGGCCTCCGGCACGCCGGAGGAGCAGCCGAAGGTCGCCAACTCGGCGCAGCGCCGCGCGTTCTCCGAGGCCGACGACGGCGACAACACCGCCCAGTTCGACGTCTTCGTCGACCAGAGCCCGCAGTCGACCCCGAGCCCGACGCCGACGGTCCAGCCGACCTCGACGCCGACCGCCGAGCCGACTCCGACCGGCAGCGTGACGGCGGTGCCGACCCCGACCGCCGATGGTGGCGCGGGTGGCGGCACCGGCGGCGGTGGCCTGCCGGTGACCGGTATGCAGGTCGGCCTGATCGGCGGGATCGGCGCGGCGGTGGTCGCCGCCGGCGTGGCGCTGATGATGCTGTCCCGGCGCCGCAAGGTGGTGCTCGTCACGCCGGGCGAGGAGCGCACCGAGGACTGA